The Cucumis melo cultivar AY chromosome 5, USDA_Cmelo_AY_1.0, whole genome shotgun sequence genome has a segment encoding these proteins:
- the LOC103485874 gene encoding uncharacterized protein LOC103485874, with protein MEAQNQKSLERIVSQKALQLGSSFPCQICVVGFLCGVCIASLFLGAFTSLGSPLGFGWSSFSPNSQPASSWNSTSENTNCNFRPKEIENPKDFQRVKVNIDDDEKTSLLYSAWSSLLTEPVSRRNTFLRDLGLDKGTIPNAPHLENCKLKAEANKRFDERSATDGFPSWTSWKGFLDTHPTAMTEESSNLRRQEKFEGSYPPWVSGSDEENYPLTRKVQRDLWIHQHPLNCSDSNIRFLVADWERLPGFGIGAQIAGMCGLLAIAINEKRVLVTNYYNRADHDGCQGSSRSSWSCYFLPETSQECRDRAFELLGNNEAWKSGIITAKENYSTKEIWTGRIPRAWGNPWSYLQPTTEVNGSLLSKHRKMDRRWWRAQAVRYLMRFKTEYMCGLMNAARHAAFGKEAAEMVLKSLDGKWPKKDSMTSKRDIEDFVWSDHKAWIPRPLLSMHVRMGDKACEMKVVEFEEYMALAKRIRRRFPNLDNIWLSTEMQEVIDKTVSYPSWKFYYTNVKRQIGNLTMATYEAQLGRITSTNYPLVNFLMATEADFFIGALGSTWCFLIDGMRNTGGKVMAGYLSVNKDRFW; from the exons ATGGAGGCACAAAATCAGAAGTCTCTGGAAAGAATTGTTTCACAGAAAGCTCTACAATTAGGGAGTTCATTTCCTTGTCAAATTTGTGTTGTGGGTTTTCTCTGTGGAGTTTGTATTGCTTCTCTGTTTCTTGGTGCTTTTACTTCACTTGGTAGCCCTTTGGGATTTGGTTGGAGTTCTTTCTCACCCAATTCACAGCCTGCTTCATCATGGAACTCCACTTCTGAAAATACTA ACTGTAACTTTAGACCAAAGGAGATAGAGAATCCGAAGGATTTTCAGAGAGTGAAGGTAAATATCGATGACGACGAGAAAACGTCCTTGCTATATTCAGCTTGGAGTTCATTGTTGACTGAACCGGTCAGCAGGAGAAATACATTTTTGCGGGATCTTGGATTGGACAAAGGCACAATACCAAATGCACCTCATTTGGAAAATTGCAAGTTGAAAGCAGAAGCAAATAAGCGTTTTGATGAGCGGTCTGCAACCGATGGATTCCCTTCTTGGACAAGTTGGAAAGGGTTTTTAGACACGCACCCAACTGCTATGACGGAGGAATCAAGCAACCTTCGGCGCCAAGAAAAGTTTGAAGGTTCCTACCCTccctgg GTTTCAGGATCAGATGAAGAAAATTACCCCTTGACTAGAAAAGTGCAGCGGGACCTGTGGATCCATCAGCATCCGTTGAACTGTAGTGATTCAAATATTCGGTTTCTTGTAGCTGATTGGGAGCGGTTACCTGGATTCGGTATCGGAGCTCAGATAGCAGGAATGTGTGGGCTTCTTGCTATAGCAATCAACGAAAAGAGGGTTCTCGttacaaattattataatcGAGCAGACCATGATGGATGTCAAG GTTCGTCCAGGTCCAGTTGGTCATGCTATTTTTTGCCCGAAACATCCCAAGAATGTCGGGACCGTGCATTTGAACTTTTGGGTAACAATGAAGCATGGAAGAGTGGAATCATAACAGCAAAGGAAAACTACAGCACCAAGGAAATCTGGACTGGTCGAATTCCTAG GGCATGGGGAAACCCTTGGAGTTATTTGCAACCTACAACAGAAGTAAATGGGAGTTTACTTTCTAAACATCGCAAAATGGATAGAAGGTGGTGGAGGGCACAG GCTGTCCGCTACTTAATGAGATTTAAGACAGAATACATGTGCGGCTTAATGAATGCTGCTCGCCATGCCGCATTTGGAAAGGAAGCGGCAGAAATGGTTCTCAAAAGTCTCGATGGAAAATGGCCAAAG AAAGATTCAATGACGTCAAAACGTGATATTGAAGACTTTGTATGGTCGGATCACAAAGCATGGATACCTAGGCCACTCTTAAGCATGCATGTAAGAATGGGAGATAAAGCTTGTGAAATGAAGGTTGTTGAATTTGAAGAATACATGGCCCTTGCTAAGCGCATTAGAAGACGGTTTCCAAATCTTGATAACATTTGGCTCTCAACTGAAATGCAG GAAGTGATTGATAAAACCGTAAGTTACCCATCCTGGAAATTTTACTACACAAATGTGAAGCGTCAAATAGGAAACCTTACGATGGCCACCTATGAAGCACAGCTTGGTAGAATAACCAGTACAAACTACCCCCTTGTCAACTTCTTGATGGCAACTGAAGCTGATTTTTTCATTGGAGCATTGGGTTCAACATGGTGCTTTCTTATAGATGGCATGAGAAATACAGGGGGCAAAGTAATGGCTGGATACTTGAgtgtaaacaaggatcggttttggTGA
- the LOC103485876 gene encoding uncharacterized protein LOC103485876, with protein MEDFSKYSHSPAHLAVVRRDYASLKRIVASLPRLAKAGEVNTEEESVAAELQADAVSAAIDCRDVPGRETPLHLAVRLRDQISAEILMGAGADWSLQNEHGWNALQEAVCTREEAIAMIIARHYQPLAWAKWCRRLPRIIASAARIRDFYMEITFHFESSVIPFIGRIAPSDTYRIWKRGSNLRADMTLAGFDGFRIQRSDQTFLFLGEGYSSEDGNVKLSPGSLIVLAHKEKEITNALEGAGVQPTEAEVAHEVALMSQTNMYRPGIDVTQAELVPHLNWRRQERTEMVGNWKAKIYDMLHVMVSVKSRRVPGAMTDEELFAGDDEERLANGGENDEFDDVLTAEEKMQLDSALRMGNSEGLGEDEEHIAFESQENGSVGSYENSDPNGASKEKKSWFGWNKKSGKGSNDDPDDPKILKKVSKSAPEGPNQKVVDHQKLASEFSAEDMGDAKKGKDKSNKKKKKKGMTNDSKHESEYKKGLRPVLWLTPDFPLKTDELLPVLDILANKVKAIRRLRELLTTKLPHGTFPVKVAIPIVPTIRVLVTFTKFEELHPVEEFATPLSSPAHFQDAKSKESEGSSSWISWMRGSRGGQSSDSDSNRYKDEVDPFHIPSDYTWVDANEKKRRIKAKKAKNKKHKKQAAKGGNGGLQMNEEVEE; from the exons ATGGAAGATTTTTCGAAATACTCCCATAGTCCAGCTCATCTAGCAGTTGTTCGTCGAGATTATGCTTCTCTCAAGCGCATTGTTGCATCCCTGCCTCGGTTAGCCAAGGCTGGTGAGGTTAATACTGAAGAGGAATCTGTTGCAGCAGAGCTCCAAGCTGATGCTGTCTCTGCTGCTATTGATTGTCGTGATGTTCCTGGTCGGGAGACCCCTCTTCACCTTGCAGTACGACTTCGAGATCAGATTTCAGCTGAGATTTTGATGGGAGCTGGTGCTGATTGGAGCCTTCAGAACGAGCATGGTTGGAATGCTCTCCAGGAAGCAGTCTGTACAAGAGAGGAAGCTATAGCGATGATAATTGCTAGACATTACCAACCTCTGGCTTGGGCAAAATGGTGTCGCAGGCTTCCTCGAATTATTGCTTCTGCTGCCCGCATTCGTGATTTTTACATGGAGATAACTTTTCATTTTGAGAGCTCCGTTATTCCTTTTATTGGACGAATCGCCCCATCTGATACTTATCGCATTTGGAAGCGTGGTTCTAATCTTCGAGCGGATATGACGCTTGCTGGTTTTGATGGTTTTCGAATTCAGCGTTCTGATCAAACATTTCTCTTTCTAGGTGAGGGTTACAGTTCAGAGGATGGTAATGTGAAGTTATCTCCTGGTTCTTTGATTGTTCTTGCCCATAAGGAGAAGGAAATTACAAATGCTTTGGAAGGAGCTGGTGTTCAACCAACAGAAGCTGAAGTTGCGCATGAAGTGGCCCTTATGTCGCAGACAAATATGTACAGGCCAGGCATTGATGTTACTCAGGCGGAGCTTGTTCCCCATCTAAACTGGAGACGCCAGGAGAGGACTGAGATGGTTGGAAATTGGAAGGCAAAAATATATGATATGCTTCACGTGATGGTGAGTGTGAAGTCAAGGAGGGTTCCTGGAGCTATGACTGACGAGGAGCTATTTGCTGGAGATGATGAAGAAAGGTTGGCCAATGGTGGTGAAAATGACGAATTTGATGATGTATTAACCGCAGAAGAGAAAATGCAATTGGATTCTGCCCTTCGAATGGGTAACTCTGAGGGTCTTGGTGAGGATGAAGAACACATCGCCTTTGAAAGCCAAGAAAATGGTTCAGTAGGCTCCTATGAAAATAGCGACCCGAATGGTGCTTCTAAGGAGAAGAAGAGTTGGTTTGGTTGGAACAAGAAGAGTGGCAAGGGAAGTAATGATGATCCTGATGATCCAAAGATTTTAAAGAAAGTTTCAAAATCCGCTCCAGAAGGTCCCAATCAAAAAGTAGTTGATCATCAAAAATTGGCATCAGAATTTTCCGCAGAAGATATGGGGGATGCGAAGAAGGGAAAAGATAAAagcaataagaagaaaaagaagaaaggaatgACCAATGACTCTAAGCATGAAAGTGAGTATAAAAAGGGTTTGAGACCTGTCTTATGGTTGACACCAGATTTTCCTTTAAAAACAGATGAGCTTCTGCCTGTACTTGACATCCTAGCCAACAAGGTAAAAGCTATCAGGAGACTAAGGGAGCTTCTCACAACCAAACTGCCTCATGGCACATTTCCAGTGAAG GTTGCTATTCCTATTGTCCCAACTATTCGAGTACTTGTTACTTTCACAAAATTTGAGGAGCTTCATCCGGTTGAAGAATTTGCAACCCCACTGTCAAGTCCAGCTCATTTCCAGGATGCCAAGTCCAAGGAATCAGAGGGATCCTCATCATGGATTTCATGGATGAGAGGAAGTCGAGGTGGGCAATCCAGTGACAGTGACAGCAATCGGTATAAAGATGAAGTTGACCCATTTCATATACCGTCCGATTACACATGGGTTGATGCGAATGAGAAGAAACGCCGCATCAAAGCAAAGAAAGCAAAGAACAAAAAGCATAAGAAACAAGCTGCTAAAGGCGGAAATGGAGGACTTCAAATGAATGAGGAAGTGGAAGAGTAA